From the Pseudomonas baltica genome, one window contains:
- a CDS encoding metal ABC transporter permease, with amino-acid sequence MILYTAVVQPFVEFGFMRRALVACLALGIGSGPVGVLLMLRRMSLVGDAMSHAVLPGAAVGFLFAGLSLPAMGFGGLIAGLLVALLAGLVSRLTSLREDASFASFYLTSLAAGVLIVSLHGSNVDLLHVLFGTILAIDNDALYMVGSIASFTLLLLAVIYRPLVLECFDPGFLRAVGGRGSLYHVLFLLLVVLNLVAGFQALGTLMAVGMMMLPATAARFWASSLSALMLISTLIATLSGLIGLIVSYHAGVASGPSIVLTASAFYGVSVLFGRTGILRKLFPQAHLAH; translated from the coding sequence ATGATCCTGTACACCGCGGTGGTCCAGCCGTTCGTAGAATTCGGTTTTATGCGGCGCGCGTTGGTGGCGTGCCTGGCCTTGGGCATCGGCTCGGGGCCGGTGGGGGTGCTGCTGATGCTGCGGCGCATGAGCCTGGTGGGAGATGCCATGAGCCATGCGGTGCTGCCGGGGGCGGCGGTGGGCTTTCTGTTCGCCGGCCTGTCGCTGCCGGCCATGGGCTTTGGCGGCTTGATCGCTGGGTTGTTGGTAGCGCTGCTGGCCGGGCTGGTGAGCCGCCTGACCAGCCTGCGCGAGGATGCCAGCTTTGCCAGTTTCTATCTGACGTCGCTGGCCGCGGGCGTGTTGATCGTGTCGCTGCATGGCTCGAACGTCGATCTGCTGCACGTGTTGTTCGGCACCATTCTGGCCATCGATAACGACGCGTTGTACATGGTCGGCAGCATCGCCTCGTTTACCTTGCTGCTGCTGGCGGTGATCTACCGGCCGCTGGTGCTGGAATGTTTCGACCCCGGCTTCCTGCGCGCGGTGGGCGGCCGTGGCTCGCTGTATCACGTGCTGTTTCTGCTGTTGGTGGTGCTCAATCTGGTCGCTGGTTTTCAGGCGCTCGGCACTCTGATGGCCGTGGGCATGATGATGCTGCCGGCCACCGCTGCGCGCTTCTGGGCCAGCTCGCTGAGCGCCTTGATGTTGATCTCGACGTTGATCGCCACGCTGTCGGGGTTGATCGGCTTGATCGTGTCCTACCACGCCGGTGTTGCGTCCGGGCCGTCGATCGTACTGACTGCCAGCGCTTTTTATGGCGTGTCGGTGCTGTTCGGGCGTACCGGAATTTTGCGCAAGCTGTTTCCCCAGGCGCATTTGGCGCATTGA
- a CDS encoding ABC transporter ATP-binding protein produces MSAAIALDDLTVAYERRPAVHHLSGRFEAGSLTAIVGPNGAGKSTLIKAIAGTLRPAAGRVDRGALPTRELGYLPQAAEIDRSFPLSVADTVAMGAWRSIGAFRGLSRRHAEQTQEALRAVGLEGFAQRGVGSLSSGQFQRVLFARLLLQDAAVILLDEPFTAIDARTTADLLALVRVWHGQGRTVIAVLHDLQQIREHFPQTLLMARELIAWGDTATALSVDNLRKARQMGEFWSADAELCGTTDMGGQG; encoded by the coding sequence ATGAGCGCCGCTATCGCCCTTGACGATCTGACCGTCGCCTACGAGCGCCGCCCCGCGGTGCATCATCTGAGCGGGCGCTTCGAGGCGGGCAGCCTGACCGCGATCGTCGGCCCCAACGGTGCGGGCAAGTCGACCCTGATCAAGGCCATCGCCGGCACCTTGCGCCCGGCGGCCGGGCGCGTCGACCGTGGCGCCTTGCCGACTCGCGAGTTGGGCTATCTGCCCCAGGCGGCCGAGATCGACCGCAGTTTCCCGTTGTCGGTCGCCGACACCGTGGCCATGGGCGCCTGGCGCAGCATCGGCGCCTTTCGCGGGCTGAGCCGGCGCCACGCCGAGCAGACCCAGGAGGCCCTGCGGGCGGTGGGGCTGGAAGGTTTCGCGCAGCGCGGTGTCGGCTCGTTATCGTCGGGGCAGTTCCAGCGCGTGCTGTTCGCCCGGCTGCTGTTGCAGGACGCGGCGGTGATCCTGCTGGACGAACCCTTTACCGCGATCGATGCGCGCACCACCGCCGACTTGCTCGCGTTGGTGCGGGTCTGGCACGGTCAGGGGCGCACGGTGATCGCGGTGCTGCACGACCTGCAGCAGATTCGCGAACATTTCCCGCAGACCTTGCTGATGGCTCGCGAGCTGATCGCCTGGGGCGACACCGCAACGGCGCTGAGCGTCGATAACTTGCGCAAGGCCCGGCAGATGGGCGAGTTCTGGAGCGCCGATGCCGAGCTGTGCGGCACGACGGACATGGGAGGTCAGGGATGA
- a CDS encoding metal ABC transporter substrate-binding protein, with translation MKPSLLLGAMAAVALSAFSLIAQAKPLEAVASFTVIADMVHNVGGDRVHVTSLIGPNGDPHVYEPTPSDAQALKQADLAFVSGLHLEGWLDRLIVASGYQGQPVVLSDGIKTRSMEEDGERVTDPHAWNSAANAVIYVRNIVAALKRVDPSGAAEYQANGDRYITQLQALDAYARAQVQSVPQAQRKVLTSHDAFGYFGDAYGVTFLAPLGFSTEAEPSAADVARLITQIKREHVSAYFFENSGDPRLVKQIAAASGAQPGGELYVEALSPADGPAASYAQMFRYNVDQLVKAMKASH, from the coding sequence ATGAAACCATCCCTGTTACTGGGCGCCATGGCAGCCGTTGCATTGTCTGCGTTTTCTCTCATCGCCCAGGCCAAACCGCTGGAAGCCGTGGCCTCGTTTACGGTGATCGCCGACATGGTCCATAACGTCGGTGGCGATCGCGTGCATGTGACGTCGCTGATCGGCCCCAATGGCGATCCGCATGTCTACGAACCCACCCCCAGCGATGCCCAGGCGCTCAAGCAGGCTGACCTGGCGTTCGTCAGCGGGCTGCATCTGGAAGGCTGGCTGGATCGGCTGATCGTCGCCTCGGGTTATCAAGGGCAACCGGTGGTGCTGTCCGACGGCATCAAGACCCGCAGCATGGAAGAAGACGGCGAGCGCGTTACTGATCCGCATGCGTGGAACAGCGCAGCCAACGCGGTGATCTACGTGCGCAACATCGTTGCCGCGCTCAAGCGTGTCGACCCGAGTGGTGCCGCCGAGTACCAGGCCAACGGCGACCGGTATATCACTCAGTTGCAGGCACTGGATGCCTATGCCCGTGCTCAGGTGCAGAGCGTTCCCCAGGCACAGCGCAAGGTACTCACCTCTCACGACGCCTTTGGCTACTTCGGTGATGCGTATGGCGTGACCTTCCTCGCGCCGCTGGGCTTTTCGACCGAGGCCGAGCCTTCGGCGGCCGACGTCGCGCGCCTGATCACTCAGATCAAGCGCGAGCACGTCAGCGCGTATTTCTTCGAGAACTCCGGCGACCCGCGCCTGGTCAAGCAGATCGCCGCGGCCAGCGGCGCGCAGCCTGGTGGTGAACTGTATGTCGAAGCGTTGTCACCGGCGGACGGCCCGGCGGCGAGCTATGCGCAGATGTTCCGTTACAACGTCGATCAACTGGTCAAGGCGATGAAGGCTTCGCACTGA
- a CDS encoding methyl-accepting chemotaxis protein encodes MTAIASKLTVDILTTLLPVLVLMFALAWWGGKVLLKQLDETTAQIDKLSEQGGSSSAELEIAREDEIGGLRHAVNRYAGSLRGMLRIIADESRQLQQQSDDVARLSVLMAERAQLQSQDNTLLATAVTQMSASAEEVAKNTQDCSGTAQQSLTTARESQTHVEQNSQAINSLTGDIGSVAKAITRLGSDIENVSEVLEVIKAISAQTNLLALNAAIEAARAGEQGRGFAVVADEVRTLAGRTQSSADKIQEMMGALRQASEVAVNTMVAGEGRTRTVVEQADLLAQSLGSTVVGFDDIVQRSQQIAVAAQQQSHVTHEINELALRIHAASEEGARDASALSELSQGMQALSRRLGTLGV; translated from the coding sequence ATGACAGCCATCGCCAGCAAACTCACCGTGGATATCCTGACCACACTGCTGCCGGTGCTGGTGCTGATGTTCGCCCTGGCCTGGTGGGGCGGCAAGGTGCTGCTCAAGCAGCTGGACGAGACGACCGCGCAGATCGACAAGCTCAGCGAGCAGGGCGGCAGCAGCAGCGCCGAACTCGAGATCGCCCGCGAAGACGAGATCGGCGGCTTGCGTCATGCCGTCAACCGCTACGCCGGCAGCCTGCGCGGCATGCTGCGGATCATCGCCGACGAATCGCGCCAGTTGCAGCAGCAGTCCGACGATGTTGCGCGCCTGTCGGTATTGATGGCCGAGCGGGCGCAGTTGCAGAGTCAGGACAATACCCTGCTGGCCACCGCCGTGACGCAGATGTCGGCCAGCGCCGAAGAGGTCGCGAAAAATACCCAGGATTGCTCTGGCACCGCCCAGCAATCGCTGACCACCGCACGTGAGAGCCAGACCCACGTCGAGCAGAACAGCCAGGCGATCAACTCGCTGACCGGCGATATCGGCAGCGTGGCCAAGGCCATTACCCGCCTGGGTTCGGACATCGAGAACGTCAGCGAAGTGCTCGAGGTGATCAAGGCGATTTCAGCGCAGACCAACCTGCTGGCGCTCAACGCCGCGATCGAGGCCGCCCGCGCCGGTGAGCAAGGCCGCGGCTTTGCCGTGGTGGCGGATGAGGTGCGTACCCTGGCGGGGCGTACCCAGAGCTCAGCGGACAAGATCCAGGAAATGATGGGTGCCTTGCGCCAGGCGTCGGAAGTAGCGGTGAACACCATGGTTGCCGGCGAAGGCCGTACACGCACGGTGGTCGAGCAGGCCGACCTCCTGGCGCAGTCGCTGGGCAGCACGGTGGTGGGCTTCGACGACATCGTGCAGCGCTCGCAACAGATCGCCGTGGCCGCGCAGCAGCAAAGCCATGTGACTCACGAGATCAACGAGCTGGCGTTACGTATCCATGCCGCCAGCGAGGAGGGCGCGCGTGATGCCTCGGCGCTGAGCGAGTTGAGTCAGGGCATGCAGGCGTTGTCGCGGCGGCTGGGGACGCTGGGGGTCTGA